The following coding sequences are from one Achromobacter sp. B7 window:
- a CDS encoding nitrate reductase subunit alpha → MSHFLDRLKFMSRVKSTFADGHGETVNEDRNWENAYRARWQHDKVVRSTHGVNCTGSCSWKVYVKNGLITWETQQTDYPRTRPDLPNHEPRGCPRGASYSWYVYSAQRVKYPMIRGRLMQMWREARKTMDPIAAWEWISQDPVRAKRYKSVRGLGGFVRADWDTATEIIAAANALTIKKFGPDRVIGFSPIPAMSMVSYAAGARYLSLLGGACLSFYDWYCDLPPASPQIWGEQTDVPESADWYNSTYLMVWGSNVPQTRTPDAHFYTEVRYKGTKTVAVSSDFGEMVKFGDIWLAPKQGTDAALAMAMGHVILKEFHLSANPSPYFRDYVRRYTDMPMLVLLKPRDGFYAPDHFLRASHLDGALGEQNNPDWKTLVLDAHSGALVAPNGSIGFRWGEGAVNDGEKVGRWNLESRNGGNGQAIEPALSLLGQGAETVGVGFPYFGGEHDDVLVRNLPARRIRLADGTDALVATVYDLQMANYGLDRGLGGANVATSYDDDVAYTPAWQEKHTGVPRAQVIQVAREFAQNAHDTEGKSMVIVGAGLNHWYHMDMIYRGIINMLMMCGCVGKSGGGWAHYVGQEKLRPQFGWAPLAFASDWVRPPRQMNGTSFFYAHTSQWRHEKLNVQEVLGPTADRAKYGDLSMIDLNARAERMGWLPSAPQLRTNPLDLVAQADAAGKDPVAHAVEQLKSGALRMSCEDPDDPANFPRNMFVWRSNILGSSGKGHEYFLKYLLGTQNAVFGDEAAAIKPTEVTYQEDAAEGKLDLLTVLDFRMSTTCLYGDIVLPTATWYEKDDLNTSDMHPFIHPLSEAVQPLWESKTDWEIYKLLARKFSEIGGPYLGKRRDLVLTPLMHDTPGELGQAFEPRDWKLGECDLVPGKTAPSMTVVERDYNDVYRKFTSVGPLLDKLGNGGKGINWNTEHEVHELAGINASVGEAGVSQGRPRLDTAIDAAEMILTFAPETNGHVSVKAWEALGKITGRDHTHLAVGREHDKIRFRDIQAQPRKIISAPTWSGLESEEVSYNAGYTNVHELIPWRTLTGRQQFYQDHRWMLDFGEGSCVYKPAIDTKTVAPMLGKYPNGEKELVLNWLTPHQKWGIHSTYSDNLRMLTLSRGGPHVWVSETEAKQAGLVDNDWVEVFNVNGTLTARVVVSQRVPVGMCLMYHAQEKIVNVPGAETSGKRGGIHNSVTRTVLKPTHMIGGYAQQAYGFNYYGTVGANRDEFVVLRKMKKVDWLEGPLVEDPAEQATQQEEKQS, encoded by the coding sequence ATGAGTCACTTCCTGGACCGGTTGAAGTTCATGTCCCGGGTCAAATCCACCTTTGCCGATGGCCACGGCGAAACGGTCAATGAAGACCGCAATTGGGAAAACGCCTACCGCGCCCGTTGGCAGCACGACAAGGTGGTGCGGTCTACCCACGGCGTGAACTGCACGGGCTCGTGCTCGTGGAAGGTGTACGTCAAGAACGGCCTGATCACCTGGGAAACGCAGCAGACCGACTACCCGCGCACGCGGCCCGACCTGCCCAACCACGAACCGCGCGGCTGTCCGCGTGGCGCCTCGTACAGCTGGTACGTGTATTCGGCACAGCGTGTGAAGTACCCGATGATCCGCGGCCGCCTGATGCAGATGTGGCGCGAAGCCCGCAAGACGATGGACCCCATTGCCGCCTGGGAATGGATCAGCCAGGACCCCGTCCGCGCCAAGCGCTACAAGTCAGTCCGCGGCCTGGGCGGCTTTGTTCGCGCCGATTGGGACACCGCCACCGAAATCATTGCCGCCGCCAATGCGCTGACCATCAAGAAATTCGGCCCCGACCGCGTGATCGGCTTTTCGCCGATTCCCGCCATGTCCATGGTCAGCTACGCCGCCGGCGCGCGTTACCTCAGCCTGCTGGGCGGCGCGTGCCTGAGCTTCTACGACTGGTATTGCGACCTGCCGCCGGCCAGCCCGCAGATCTGGGGCGAGCAGACCGACGTGCCGGAATCGGCGGATTGGTACAACTCCACCTACCTGATGGTGTGGGGATCGAACGTGCCGCAGACCCGCACGCCCGATGCGCACTTCTACACCGAGGTCCGCTACAAGGGCACCAAGACGGTGGCCGTGTCCAGCGACTTTGGTGAAATGGTCAAGTTCGGCGACATCTGGCTGGCGCCCAAGCAAGGTACCGATGCCGCGCTGGCGATGGCGATGGGCCACGTCATCTTGAAAGAATTCCACCTGTCGGCCAACCCGTCGCCGTACTTCCGCGACTACGTGCGCCGCTACACCGACATGCCCATGCTGGTGTTGCTCAAGCCGCGCGATGGCTTCTACGCACCCGACCACTTCCTGCGCGCCTCGCACCTTGACGGCGCGCTGGGCGAACAGAACAACCCCGACTGGAAGACGCTGGTGCTGGACGCGCACAGCGGCGCCCTGGTGGCGCCCAACGGCAGCATCGGCTTTCGCTGGGGCGAGGGCGCGGTCAACGATGGTGAAAAGGTTGGCCGCTGGAATTTGGAATCGCGCAATGGCGGCAATGGCCAGGCCATCGAACCCGCCCTGAGCCTGCTGGGCCAGGGCGCGGAAACGGTGGGCGTGGGCTTCCCGTACTTTGGCGGCGAGCACGACGACGTGCTGGTGCGCAACCTGCCGGCCCGCCGCATCCGCCTGGCCGATGGCACGGACGCGCTGGTCGCCACGGTGTACGACCTGCAAATGGCCAACTACGGCCTGGACCGTGGCCTGGGCGGCGCCAACGTCGCCACGTCCTACGACGATGACGTGGCCTACACGCCCGCCTGGCAGGAAAAGCATACCGGCGTGCCGCGCGCGCAGGTGATCCAGGTGGCGCGCGAATTCGCGCAGAACGCGCACGACACCGAAGGCAAGTCGATGGTGATCGTGGGCGCGGGCCTGAACCACTGGTACCACATGGACATGATCTACCGCGGCATCATCAACATGCTGATGATGTGCGGTTGCGTGGGCAAGAGCGGCGGTGGCTGGGCGCATTACGTGGGCCAGGAAAAGCTGCGCCCGCAGTTCGGCTGGGCCCCGCTGGCCTTTGCGTCGGATTGGGTGCGTCCGCCGCGCCAGATGAACGGCACGTCGTTCTTCTACGCCCACACCAGCCAGTGGCGCCATGAAAAGTTGAACGTGCAGGAAGTGCTTGGCCCCACCGCCGACCGCGCCAAGTACGGCGACCTGTCGATGATCGACCTGAACGCGCGCGCCGAACGCATGGGCTGGCTGCCGTCGGCCCCGCAACTGCGCACCAATCCGCTGGACCTGGTGGCCCAGGCCGACGCCGCCGGCAAGGATCCTGTGGCGCACGCCGTGGAACAACTGAAGTCCGGCGCGCTGCGCATGTCTTGCGAAGACCCGGACGACCCGGCCAACTTTCCGCGCAACATGTTCGTATGGCGCTCCAACATCCTGGGTTCCAGCGGCAAGGGCCACGAGTACTTTCTGAAGTACCTGCTGGGCACGCAAAACGCCGTGTTCGGCGACGAAGCCGCCGCCATCAAGCCCACCGAAGTGACTTATCAGGAAGACGCCGCCGAGGGCAAGCTGGACTTGCTGACGGTGCTGGACTTCCGCATGAGCACTACCTGCCTGTACGGCGACATCGTGCTGCCCACGGCCACCTGGTACGAAAAGGACGACTTGAACACGTCCGACATGCACCCCTTCATCCACCCCTTGAGCGAAGCCGTGCAGCCGCTGTGGGAAAGCAAGACCGACTGGGAAATCTACAAGCTGCTGGCCAGGAAGTTCAGCGAGATCGGCGGCCCCTACCTGGGCAAGCGCCGCGACCTGGTACTGACCCCGCTGATGCACGACACGCCGGGAGAGCTGGGCCAGGCGTTCGAACCGCGCGACTGGAAGCTGGGCGAATGCGATCTGGTGCCGGGCAAGACCGCGCCGTCGATGACGGTGGTTGAGCGCGACTACAACGACGTCTATCGCAAGTTCACGTCGGTGGGCCCCTTGCTGGACAAGCTGGGCAACGGCGGCAAGGGCATCAACTGGAACACCGAGCACGAAGTGCACGAGCTGGCCGGCATCAACGCCAGCGTGGGCGAGGCCGGCGTCAGCCAGGGCCGCCCGCGCCTGGACACCGCCATCGACGCGGCGGAAATGATCCTGACCTTTGCGCCCGAAACCAACGGCCATGTGTCGGTCAAGGCATGGGAAGCGCTGGGCAAGATCACCGGGCGCGACCACACCCACCTGGCCGTGGGCCGCGAGCACGACAAGATCCGTTTCCGGGACATCCAGGCGCAACCGCGCAAGATCATTTCGGCGCCGACGTGGTCGGGGCTGGAAAGCGAAGAGGTCAGCTACAACGCGGGCTACACCAACGTGCACGAACTGATCCCGTGGCGCACGCTGACCGGCCGCCAGCAGTTCTACCAGGACCACCGCTGGATGCTGGATTTTGGCGAGGGTTCGTGCGTGTACAAGCCCGCCATCGACACCAAGACGGTGGCGCCCATGCTGGGCAAGTATCCCAACGGCGAAAAGGAACTGGTACTGAACTGGCTGACGCCGCACCAGAAATGGGGCATCCACAGCACCTATTCCGACAACCTGCGCATGTTGACCTTAAGCCGTGGCGGCCCCCACGTGTGGGTGTCGGAAACCGAGGCCAAACAGGCCGGCCTGGTGGACAACGACTGGGTTGAAGTCTTCAACGTGAACGGCACCTTGACCGCGCGCGTCGTGGTCAGCCAGCGCGTGCCGGTGGGCATGTGCCTGATGTACCACGCGCAGGAAAAGATCGTGAACGTGCCGGGCGCGGAAACCAGCGGCAAGCGCGGCGGCATCCATAACTCGGTTACGCGCACGGTGCTCAAGCCCACGCACATGATCGGTGGTTACGCGCAGCAGGCCTACGGCTTTAACTACTACGGCACCGTGGGCGCCAACCGCGACGAATTCGTGGTGCTGCGCAAGATGAAGAAGGTGGACTGGCTGGAAGGCCCGCTGGTCGAGGACCCGGCTGAACAAGCCACGCAACAAGAAGAGAAGCAATCATGA
- a CDS encoding NarK family nitrate/nitrite MFS transporter, whose amino-acid sequence MSTQVLTRWEPENPGFWKQTGARVANRNLWISIPALMLAFSIWMLWSVVVVNLDRAGFMLSKNQLFWLTALPALSGATLRIFYSFLVPVFGGRKWTAISTASLLVPALGMGFALRDPTTSFPTLLILALLCGLGGGNFSSSMANISFFFPKEKKGLATGLNAGIGNLGVSLAQFAVPVVISVGVFGVAGGAPQDITVNGAAQNLWLQNAGFIWVVPIAIAAIAAWFGMNDIADARASFADQAVIFKRKHNWLMCWLYVGTFGSFIGFSAGFAMLTKTLFPDVNPMAYAFLGPLVGSLTRPVGGWVSDKLGGARVTLVTFAGMIAAVLGVMLFLPGAGQGGNFNGFLAMFIVLFALTGVGNGSTFRMIPVIFLRERTQAAAGKGPDAHKRALGEAAKESAAVLGFSGAIGAYGGFFIPRSFGTSLEMTGSVQAALFCFIGFYATCMVITWWFYARRNAPVPC is encoded by the coding sequence ATGTCCACACAAGTCCTGACGCGTTGGGAGCCGGAGAACCCCGGCTTCTGGAAGCAGACCGGCGCCCGCGTCGCCAACCGCAATCTTTGGATCTCGATTCCCGCGCTGATGCTGGCGTTCAGCATCTGGATGCTGTGGAGCGTGGTCGTCGTCAACCTGGACCGCGCCGGTTTCATGCTGTCCAAGAACCAGCTGTTCTGGCTGACGGCGCTGCCCGCGCTGTCAGGCGCCACCTTGCGCATCTTCTATTCGTTCCTGGTGCCCGTGTTCGGCGGACGCAAGTGGACGGCGATCTCGACGGCGTCCTTGCTGGTGCCCGCGTTGGGCATGGGTTTTGCGCTGCGCGACCCCACCACGTCGTTCCCAACGCTGCTGATCCTGGCGCTGCTGTGCGGGCTGGGCGGCGGCAACTTCAGTTCCAGCATGGCCAACATCAGCTTTTTTTTCCCGAAGGAAAAGAAGGGCCTGGCGACGGGGCTTAACGCCGGCATCGGGAACCTGGGCGTGTCGCTGGCGCAGTTTGCCGTGCCCGTGGTGATTTCGGTGGGCGTCTTCGGCGTGGCCGGCGGCGCGCCGCAGGACATCACGGTCAATGGCGCGGCGCAGAACCTGTGGCTGCAAAACGCCGGTTTCATCTGGGTGGTACCGATCGCCATTGCGGCCATCGCGGCGTGGTTCGGCATGAACGACATCGCCGACGCGCGTGCGTCGTTCGCGGACCAGGCGGTGATCTTCAAGCGCAAGCACAACTGGTTGATGTGCTGGCTGTACGTGGGCACGTTCGGCTCCTTCATCGGGTTTTCGGCGGGCTTCGCCATGCTGACCAAGACGCTGTTCCCCGACGTCAACCCCATGGCGTACGCGTTCCTGGGGCCGCTGGTGGGCTCGTTGACGCGGCCCGTGGGCGGCTGGGTGTCGGACAAGCTGGGCGGCGCGCGCGTCACGCTGGTCACCTTCGCCGGAATGATTGCGGCGGTGCTGGGCGTGATGCTGTTCCTGCCCGGGGCCGGCCAGGGCGGCAACTTCAACGGTTTCCTCGCGATGTTCATTGTGCTGTTCGCGCTGACGGGCGTGGGCAACGGCTCGACGTTTCGGATGATTCCGGTGATCTTCCTGCGCGAGCGCACCCAGGCGGCCGCGGGCAAAGGCCCCGACGCGCACAAGCGTGCGCTAGGCGAAGCGGCCAAGGAATCGGCGGCGGTGCTGGGCTTTTCCGGGGCCATCGGCGCCTACGGCGGCTTTTTCATTCCGCGCAGTTTCGGCACGTCGCTGGAAATGACGGGCAGCGTGCAGGCGGCTCTGTTTTGCTTCATCGGTTTTTACGCCACGTGCATGGTGATTACGTGGTGGTTCTATGCGCGCAGGAACGCGCCGGTGCCTTGCTGA
- a CDS encoding nitrate/nitrite transporter: MRVLISSTFAFTICFAVWMIFAVLGIPIKAQLGLSETQFGLLAAMPVLTGSLVRVPLGIWTDRYGGRPVFFILMLLAVVPIWLLSYATEYWQFLVLALFVGLTGGSFSVGTPYVARWFPRNKQGLAMGVFGAGNSGSAITKFVAPALIAAAGGAWVIVPQVYAVALLVTAVLFWMFSASDPSHRVTQRATLSAQFAMLRDPRVWRYCQYYSVVFGGYVALALWMTKYYIGEYGFDMKLAALLAACFSLPGGVLRAMGGWISDRYGAYKTTWWVMWVCWVAFFLLSYPQTQFTVMTTGGPRQFGIALGPVTFTVLLFVVGIAMAIGKASVFKFISDEFGENIGAVSGIVGLAGGMGGFVLPILFGVLLDLTGVRSSAFMLLYGTVCVSLIFMHFSFRPESAALGRASLTTPQPISSK, encoded by the coding sequence ATGCGGGTCCTGATTTCAAGCACGTTCGCCTTCACCATCTGCTTTGCGGTATGGATGATCTTCGCGGTGCTGGGCATACCCATCAAGGCGCAACTGGGCTTGTCCGAAACGCAATTCGGCCTGTTGGCCGCCATGCCGGTATTGACCGGTTCGCTGGTGCGCGTGCCGCTGGGCATCTGGACCGACCGCTACGGCGGCCGGCCCGTGTTCTTCATCCTGATGCTGTTGGCGGTGGTGCCGATCTGGCTGCTGTCCTACGCCACCGAGTATTGGCAGTTCCTGGTGCTGGCCTTGTTCGTGGGCCTGACGGGCGGCTCGTTCTCGGTCGGCACGCCGTATGTGGCGCGCTGGTTTCCGCGCAACAAGCAGGGCCTGGCCATGGGCGTGTTCGGCGCGGGCAACTCCGGGTCGGCCATCACCAAGTTCGTGGCGCCCGCGTTGATCGCGGCGGCCGGCGGCGCCTGGGTCATCGTGCCCCAGGTGTACGCGGTGGCGCTGCTGGTCACGGCGGTGCTGTTCTGGATGTTCTCGGCATCGGACCCGTCGCACCGGGTGACCCAGCGCGCCACGCTGTCGGCACAATTTGCCATGCTGCGCGACCCGCGCGTCTGGCGCTACTGCCAGTACTACTCGGTGGTGTTCGGCGGCTATGTGGCGTTGGCGCTGTGGATGACCAAGTACTACATCGGCGAATACGGCTTCGACATGAAGCTGGCCGCGCTGCTGGCCGCCTGCTTCTCGTTGCCCGGCGGCGTCTTGCGCGCCATGGGCGGGTGGATCTCGGACCGCTACGGCGCCTACAAGACCACGTGGTGGGTGATGTGGGTGTGCTGGGTGGCGTTCTTCCTGCTGAGCTACCCGCAAACCCAGTTCACCGTGATGACCACTGGCGGCCCCCGGCAGTTCGGCATTGCGTTGGGCCCGGTCACCTTCACTGTGCTGCTGTTCGTGGTCGGCATCGCCATGGCCATCGGCAAGGCGTCGGTCTTCAAGTTCATCTCGGACGAGTTCGGCGAAAACATCGGCGCGGTGTCCGGCATCGTCGGCCTGGCGGGCGGCATGGGCGGCTTCGTGTTGCCCATCCTGTTCGGCGTGCTGCTGGACCTGACCGGCGTACGGTCCAGCGCCTTCATGCTGCTGTACGGCACCGTCTGCGTGTCGCTGATCTTCATGCACTTCAGCTTCCGCCCTGAAAGCGCGGCGCTGGGGCGGGCGTCGCTTACGACCCCGCAACCCATTTCCTCCAAATAG
- a CDS encoding NnrS family protein, whose product MPPLLTIDEPAATPHRPRPQWRAFTEMGFRPLYLAGCLWALVSVWLWVHAPGRITGLMAGVFWHAHEMLWGFVATIAVGFLLTAGANWTGKNPLRGNALALLCLLWVVARVGYLTPGRPAYVVAVVADLGFFVWGAAALGRAVWVTRNQRNAGVPVLMLGLAATNALYLWAAAQGDYLAVMRYFNAGLLCMAVLTLLIARRVIPFFAKRAVTGLDIPAQTRSGHWQLGTGVAAIAGLLAGQPRLAAAALTATGLIALWQWVSWKPWAVRRVPLLWILYAGYVGLGAGLLVGAAQLAGVVVRLAWPAHVIGVAGFSVLIVGMVTRTALGHLGRPLQTDRCMVASFVLVIVAALLRLAALWPSVASTGLLHAATSAWGLAMALYLWRFFPLMIRPRADAAKPAAPMMRVMPVARPRV is encoded by the coding sequence ATGCCCCCGTTGCTGACCATCGATGAACCCGCCGCGACGCCACACCGCCCTCGCCCGCAATGGCGCGCCTTTACCGAAATGGGGTTCCGGCCGCTGTATCTGGCCGGCTGCCTGTGGGCGTTGGTATCGGTGTGGTTGTGGGTGCATGCGCCGGGCCGCATCACCGGGCTGATGGCCGGCGTGTTCTGGCATGCGCACGAAATGCTGTGGGGGTTCGTCGCCACGATTGCCGTGGGCTTTCTGCTGACGGCCGGCGCCAACTGGACGGGCAAGAACCCCTTGCGCGGCAACGCGCTGGCGCTCTTGTGCCTGTTATGGGTGGTGGCGCGCGTGGGCTACCTGACGCCGGGCAGGCCCGCGTACGTGGTCGCCGTCGTGGCGGACCTGGGGTTTTTCGTGTGGGGCGCCGCCGCCCTGGGCCGCGCCGTCTGGGTCACGCGCAACCAGCGCAACGCGGGCGTGCCGGTCTTGATGCTGGGCTTGGCCGCCACCAACGCGCTGTATTTATGGGCCGCCGCGCAAGGCGACTATCTGGCGGTGATGCGCTACTTCAATGCCGGCCTGCTTTGCATGGCCGTGCTGACGCTGCTGATTGCGCGTCGCGTGATTCCGTTCTTTGCCAAGCGTGCCGTGACGGGCCTGGACATACCCGCCCAGACCCGCAGCGGTCATTGGCAATTGGGCACGGGCGTGGCGGCCATTGCTGGTTTGCTTGCCGGGCAGCCGCGTCTGGCCGCGGCGGCCTTGACGGCCACGGGCTTGATCGCGCTATGGCAATGGGTGTCGTGGAAGCCGTGGGCCGTGCGGCGCGTGCCGCTGCTGTGGATCTTGTATGCCGGCTATGTCGGCCTGGGCGCCGGGCTGCTGGTGGGCGCGGCGCAATTGGCGGGCGTGGTCGTCCGGCTGGCGTGGCCCGCGCACGTGATCGGCGTGGCGGGCTTTTCGGTGCTGATCGTGGGCATGGTGACCCGCACGGCACTAGGCCACCTGGGGCGGCCCTTGCAAACCGATCGCTGCATGGTGGCCAGTTTCGTGCTGGTAATCGTGGCGGCGCTGCTGCGGCTGGCAGCCCTGTGGCCCAGCGTGGCCAGCACGGGCCTGCTGCATGCCGCCACCAGCGCCTGGGGACTGGCGATGGCTCTGTACCTGTGGCGCTTTTTCCCGCTGATGATCCGCCCACGCGCCGACGCCGCCAAGCCGGCGGCGCCGATGATGCGCGTGATGCCGGTCGCCCGGCCGCGCGTCTGA
- a CDS encoding molecular chaperone DnaJ: MGQHSLETPRQLFERLQARLETERGRLDQWQAVEAEYQRKYTEGLAPLEKKLHELRMKLVLCFDHAHKNMGLSKAEREFVSELVTEFSAELLLLDAKGELPAGCDADKLKTLYKKHSGLDYDEAAADESEDAKAELIEALELDPDTDLSTFTPTQLLRIIQDQFEDDEAEDLLALARAALRNTTPNAVAWQTMQDEEAARRKLGTPDLTPLADVPDDGLPQANATLQAQLDEVLHQASYAEEGFKLRYDLDPFASFDPETVLEELDDDIVDIQEYIGELEHEVMQFSDQALLKAWLKAMRREVEAIERREGRG; this comes from the coding sequence ATGGGCCAACATTCACTGGAAACCCCGCGTCAGTTATTCGAGCGGCTACAGGCACGCCTGGAAACGGAACGCGGCCGCCTGGATCAATGGCAGGCGGTCGAGGCCGAATACCAGCGCAAGTACACGGAAGGCCTGGCGCCGCTGGAAAAGAAGCTGCACGAACTGCGCATGAAGCTTGTGCTGTGCTTTGACCACGCGCACAAGAACATGGGGCTGTCCAAGGCCGAACGCGAATTCGTGTCCGAGCTGGTGACCGAGTTTTCGGCGGAATTGCTGCTGCTGGACGCCAAGGGCGAACTGCCGGCCGGTTGCGATGCCGACAAGCTCAAGACCCTTTACAAGAAGCACAGTGGCCTGGACTACGACGAGGCCGCCGCTGACGAATCCGAAGACGCCAAGGCGGAACTGATCGAGGCGCTGGAGCTGGACCCCGACACCGATCTGTCGACCTTCACGCCGACGCAACTGCTGCGCATCATCCAGGACCAGTTCGAAGACGACGAAGCCGAAGACCTGCTGGCCCTGGCCCGCGCCGCCTTGCGCAACACCACGCCGAACGCGGTGGCGTGGCAGACGATGCAGGACGAAGAAGCGGCGCGGCGCAAGCTGGGCACGCCGGATTTGACGCCGCTGGCCGATGTGCCCGACGACGGCCTGCCGCAAGCCAACGCCACCTTGCAGGCGCAGCTGGACGAAGTGCTGCATCAGGCCAGCTACGCCGAAGAAGGCTTCAAGCTGCGCTACGACCTGGACCCGTTCGCCTCGTTCGACCCCGAGACGGTGCTGGAAGAACTGGATGACGACATCGTCGACATCCAGGAGTACATCGGCGAACTGGAACACGAGGTGATGCAGTTCTCGGATCAGGCGTTGCTGAAGGCGTGGCTGAAGGCTATGCGCCGCGAAGTCGAGGCGATCGAGCGCCGGGAAGGGCGCGGCTAA
- a CDS encoding efflux RND transporter periplasmic adaptor subunit: protein MSLPPAAGPAAHRAPAHAPPPPVARSRRRVILTAAVLVLALVAALAMWWKTQSGPAAPRPPEYNQIPVAVSVAAARVGPLQRDLHALGTITPLTHVVLRSQVEGELLRLHYTEGQAVVRGQLLAEIDPRPYQTALAAAEGELARTQALLDNAQADLQRYRTLARQESVAGQQLDTAQAQVRAYTAQRELNRAQVADAQRLLGLTRITAPHDGRIGLRRVDAGNHVRANDADGLTTLVQTTPISALFSISETRLDLLRQAQAGTDVLRVQAWDADDRRLLAEGTLEALDNRVQTGSGTVRLRARFDNTDESLFPNQFVNIRLSLVQQDNVVTIPSAAVQYGSEGAFVFVIGDDARATRRVLQLGPANAGHIVVQAGLAPAERVVVEGVDRLHDGRNVQIVDPLT, encoded by the coding sequence ATGTCTTTGCCCCCCGCCGCGGGCCCTGCCGCTCACCGCGCCCCCGCCCACGCCCCTCCTCCACCCGTCGCCCGATCACGGCGCCGCGTGATCCTGACGGCGGCCGTGCTGGTACTTGCCTTGGTCGCGGCGCTGGCCATGTGGTGGAAAACCCAAAGCGGCCCCGCCGCCCCCCGCCCGCCCGAATACAACCAGATACCCGTTGCCGTCAGCGTCGCGGCCGCCCGCGTCGGGCCGCTGCAACGCGACCTGCATGCGCTGGGCACCATCACGCCCTTGACCCACGTTGTGCTGCGCAGTCAGGTTGAAGGCGAATTGTTGCGCCTGCATTACACCGAGGGCCAGGCCGTGGTGCGCGGCCAGCTCTTGGCCGAGATCGACCCGCGTCCCTATCAAACCGCGCTGGCGGCGGCCGAAGGTGAATTGGCGCGCACGCAGGCGCTGCTGGACAACGCCCAGGCCGATCTACAGCGCTACCGCACATTGGCGCGCCAGGAATCCGTGGCCGGGCAGCAGCTGGACACCGCCCAGGCGCAGGTGCGCGCCTACACCGCGCAGCGCGAACTGAACCGCGCACAGGTCGCCGATGCACAGCGACTGCTGGGGCTGACCCGCATCACTGCCCCGCACGATGGCCGCATCGGCCTGCGCCGCGTTGACGCCGGCAACCATGTGCGCGCCAACGATGCCGACGGGCTGACCACGCTGGTGCAGACCACGCCCATTTCGGCGCTGTTCAGCATTTCGGAAACGCGGCTGGACTTGCTGCGCCAGGCGCAGGCGGGAACGGACGTGTTGCGCGTGCAGGCCTGGGATGCCGACGACCGCCGCCTGCTGGCCGAAGGCACGCTGGAAGCCTTGGACAACCGCGTCCAGACCGGCAGCGGCACCGTGCGGCTGCGCGCCCGTTTCGACAACACTGACGAATCGCTGTTTCCCAATCAATTCGTGAACATCCGGCTGTCCCTGGTCCAGCAAGACAACGTGGTCACCATTCCGTCGGCCGCCGTGCAGTATGGGTCCGAAGGCGCGTTCGTTTTTGTGATCGGCGACGATGCGCGCGCCACGCGCCGCGTGTTGCAGCTGGGCCCCGCCAACGCGGGCCATATCGTCGTGCAAGCCGGATTGGCGCCGGCCGAGCGCGTGGTGGTCGAAGGCGTGGACCGCCTGCATGACGGCCGCAACGTCCAGATCGTAGACCCCCTGACTTGA